In Brevibacillus brevis, a genomic segment contains:
- a CDS encoding ATP-binding protein, whose amino-acid sequence MVTCVQKKHRVIVILLVSGLLIFVMTCISIAASYYNTIQSVRLSVANQSMKAASFVASQVDMESYRMFLERPDVNSEPYRRVAHQLEMARAQFGALYLYIAKIDPDLQGGKVMISAVPPEMNRPIQIGEPCFIDKEQIRLINSGKTYYSDLISDPVYGEYMSAGAPLRGEDGRIIGIVGLDTELANVNRIGSEVVRGSLPMFIFQGLFVAVLVFVILGLQRWYQRELKAAVGDAEQTYQDELRSVISSIRSIRHDFVNHMQVLYGLIECRYFDKARDYVQSLLAETKLLDITVRISNPALMVLFHTKWEQAKSRHVVMQFAESPDSFEQIPSVDLIKILSNLIDNALDAAAASEGDRWIRVECRQEGSTYLFEVENSGKEIAPEQMDKLFEYGFSTKPATEETARGAGLCIVQAVVKKHKGTIQVQSEEGRTSFTVRLPVS is encoded by the coding sequence ATGGTTACATGCGTACAGAAAAAACATCGGGTTATCGTCATTTTGCTTGTTTCCGGTTTGCTGATTTTCGTGATGACGTGCATCAGTATCGCCGCATCCTATTACAATACGATTCAATCGGTCCGCCTTTCCGTTGCTAACCAGAGCATGAAGGCGGCTTCTTTTGTGGCCAGTCAAGTAGACATGGAGTCATACCGCATGTTTTTGGAGCGACCGGATGTCAATAGCGAGCCGTACCGGCGGGTCGCCCATCAATTAGAGATGGCGCGGGCACAGTTCGGAGCGCTCTACCTCTACATTGCCAAGATCGATCCGGACCTGCAAGGAGGAAAAGTCATGATCTCCGCAGTTCCCCCGGAAATGAATCGCCCCATTCAAATCGGCGAGCCTTGTTTCATCGATAAGGAGCAAATCAGGCTGATTAACAGCGGGAAGACTTACTATTCCGATCTGATTTCCGATCCGGTATACGGGGAGTACATGTCTGCCGGAGCCCCGTTGCGTGGTGAAGACGGAAGAATCATCGGAATTGTCGGTCTCGACACAGAGCTGGCAAACGTCAATCGCATCGGCAGCGAGGTCGTCAGGGGCAGTCTGCCTATGTTTATTTTTCAGGGGTTGTTCGTCGCGGTTCTCGTCTTTGTCATTCTCGGGCTGCAGCGCTGGTATCAGCGGGAACTGAAAGCGGCGGTCGGCGATGCCGAGCAGACGTACCAGGACGAGCTCAGGTCTGTCATTTCTTCCATCCGTTCCATCCGTCATGACTTCGTCAACCACATGCAGGTACTGTACGGGTTGATCGAATGCCGCTACTTTGACAAAGCCCGCGATTACGTCCAGTCGCTGCTTGCGGAAACCAAGCTGCTGGATATTACGGTCCGCATCTCCAACCCCGCCTTGATGGTCTTGTTTCACACCAAGTGGGAGCAGGCCAAGTCCCGTCATGTCGTGATGCAGTTTGCAGAATCTCCGGATTCGTTTGAGCAGATTCCGTCGGTGGACTTGATCAAGATTTTGTCCAACCTGATCGACAACGCGCTGGATGCCGCCGCTGCAAGCGAAGGGGACAGGTGGATTCGCGTAGAGTGCCGGCAAGAAGGCAGCACGTACTTGTTCGAGGTCGAAAATAGCGGGAAGGAAATTGCTCCAGAGCAGATGGACAAGCTGTTCGAGTACGGGTTTTCAACCAAACCGGCGACGGAGGAGACGGCTCGAGGGGCAGGTCTGTGCATCGTCCAGGCCGTCGTCAAGAAGCACAAGGGCACCATCCAGGTACAGTCTGAGGAAGGGCGCACATCGTTCACCGTTCGTTTGCCGGTCAGTTAG
- a CDS encoding immune inhibitor A domain-containing protein, translated as MKKGKKLASILFTSSLVLSTAMAVPTAGLAKSKEKPPLEVDLSTVNIDRLIEGLIDQGEIDEDADQEEIDRAVEKFLRNKKVPHGIDDSSSFGKKVSKSQNAALSKAANKVSKIKDDNQLRASRRLHTDNLVIALVEFPDQEHNQVEKKSDSLWTKDFNPEHYEKMLFNRDGYETPEGISMTTMAKYYYEQSGFTWTVDGVVTPWQTAEKDKKYYGGNDKDGNDSNPRDLVLETLESVGEAIAGHEDEYDQRDPYDLDGDGDLMEPDGMLDNLMLVHAGIGEETGRDEDAIWSHRWTLKKPTEIPGTNLLAYDYMIQPEDGAPGVFAHEYGHNLGLPDLYDTSYGGHDSPVGAWSLMSSGSHTGKIFQTQPTGFDPWSKMMLQQMYGGRWIEPQVIDYQNLKKRKQKLALIDGSSTEKQGKVIKLNMPQVEKKPPIQPKDGDYSYFSDEGDNLNTKMVSKVIDLTGASSASMSFDSWRAIETGYDYLYVNVIDADTGEKTQVKEYDDVTKDWDKEEISLNDFAGKKIQVEFNYVTDGGLAMSGFYLDNFEVEADGEVIFSDDAEGEQQFDLDGFIHFDGEGKMYDAYYLVELRSHEGVDEGLKYFRRSDTYFTYDPGLVIWYYDGRYGKTQDNNTSQHPGYGMLGVVDAHQEVRYWNNDEDNKDAIADSRYQVNDAAFSPERTSGMKLDYILGTMNYKPLKGVTVFRDKDDYTMPEVPEIGKVLPKIGLQIKLLDINKKFTNAEVEFSIKK; from the coding sequence GTGAAGAAAGGCAAGAAGTTGGCATCCATTTTATTTACTTCCTCGCTGGTACTCAGCACCGCCATGGCTGTTCCCACTGCAGGATTGGCCAAATCCAAGGAAAAGCCGCCGCTGGAAGTGGATCTTTCCACCGTCAATATTGACCGGTTGATCGAAGGCTTGATCGACCAAGGAGAGATTGACGAAGATGCCGATCAGGAAGAAATCGATCGGGCGGTGGAAAAGTTTTTGCGAAACAAGAAAGTTCCCCACGGCATCGATGATTCCAGCTCCTTCGGGAAAAAAGTGAGCAAATCCCAAAATGCGGCATTGTCAAAAGCTGCAAACAAGGTATCCAAAATCAAGGATGACAACCAGCTGCGGGCATCCAGAAGGCTACATACGGACAATCTGGTCATTGCCCTGGTAGAATTCCCGGACCAGGAGCACAACCAGGTGGAGAAAAAGAGCGATTCGCTGTGGACGAAAGATTTCAATCCAGAGCATTACGAGAAAATGCTGTTCAACCGGGATGGCTACGAAACGCCGGAAGGAATCAGCATGACGACCATGGCGAAATACTATTACGAACAGTCCGGTTTTACCTGGACGGTCGATGGCGTCGTCACGCCGTGGCAAACCGCCGAGAAAGACAAGAAATATTACGGCGGCAACGACAAGGACGGCAACGACAGCAATCCTCGCGACCTGGTGTTGGAGACGCTGGAGTCCGTCGGGGAAGCTATCGCAGGACATGAAGATGAATACGACCAACGCGATCCGTACGATCTCGATGGCGATGGCGATCTCATGGAGCCGGATGGCATGCTGGACAACCTCATGCTCGTGCATGCGGGGATCGGCGAAGAGACTGGACGGGATGAAGACGCGATTTGGTCCCACCGCTGGACGCTGAAAAAACCGACAGAGATTCCGGGCACGAACTTGCTCGCGTACGACTATATGATTCAGCCGGAAGATGGTGCTCCCGGGGTATTCGCTCACGAATACGGCCACAACCTGGGGCTGCCGGATCTGTACGATACCTCGTATGGCGGACATGATTCGCCTGTAGGGGCATGGTCCTTGATGTCTTCGGGCAGCCACACGGGGAAAATATTCCAAACGCAGCCGACCGGATTCGACCCATGGTCCAAAATGATGCTCCAGCAAATGTACGGCGGAAGATGGATCGAGCCGCAAGTCATCGATTACCAGAACTTGAAAAAACGCAAGCAAAAGCTGGCTCTCATCGATGGCAGCAGCACTGAGAAACAGGGAAAAGTGATCAAGCTGAACATGCCGCAAGTCGAGAAAAAACCGCCGATTCAGCCGAAAGATGGGGACTATTCCTACTTCTCCGATGAAGGCGACAACCTGAACACCAAGATGGTCTCGAAAGTGATCGACCTGACGGGGGCAAGCTCTGCGTCGATGAGCTTTGACTCGTGGCGCGCGATCGAGACGGGGTACGACTACCTGTATGTCAATGTCATCGACGCGGATACGGGCGAAAAAACGCAAGTCAAGGAATACGACGATGTCACGAAGGACTGGGACAAGGAAGAAATCAGCCTGAACGATTTTGCAGGCAAGAAGATTCAGGTCGAGTTCAATTATGTAACCGACGGCGGGCTGGCGATGTCCGGATTCTATCTGGACAACTTCGAAGTGGAAGCAGACGGAGAAGTGATCTTCTCCGACGACGCGGAAGGTGAACAGCAGTTTGATCTGGACGGTTTCATCCACTTTGACGGCGAAGGCAAGATGTACGATGCGTACTACCTGGTCGAGCTCCGTTCGCATGAAGGCGTCGACGAAGGGCTGAAGTACTTCCGCCGCAGTGACACGTACTTTACGTACGATCCGGGTCTGGTGATCTGGTATTACGACGGCCGCTACGGCAAAACGCAAGACAACAACACCAGCCAGCACCCTGGCTACGGCATGCTCGGTGTCGTCGATGCCCATCAGGAGGTCCGTTACTGGAACAATGACGAGGACAACAAGGATGCCATTGCAGATTCCCGTTATCAGGTCAACGACGCCGCATTCAGTCCGGAAAGGACTTCCGGAATGAAACTGGACTACATCCTGGGAACGATGAATTACAAGCCGCTGAAAGGCGTGACTGTCTTCCGCGACAAGGACGATTACACGATGCCGGAAGTGCCGGAGATCGGCAAAGTGCTGCCGAAGATCGGGCTGCAAATCAAACTGCTGGACATTAACAAGAAATTTACCAATGCCGAGGTCGAGTTCTCGATCAAAAAATAA
- a CDS encoding CotH kinase family protein, protein MPSLDVHDIPAYFLSVDGPHLASLQNGSKPAVPATILVGSETYQIELAYRGAHTRKFPKKSYQITVTSSQPFDGSREFHLNAEYADPSLIRNKLSFCFFDQIGSLAPRAQHVILYLNGKCAGLYLKLESVDEHFLTSRGLPWGPIYYAVNSQANFSLLHPRTEEVKGELEAGYLRKCGKETDDGLLRELIYKINTTPQQQFAKEISRILDVENYLSWLAGAVCTQNHDGFLHNYALYWRHHQALIIPWDYDATWGRSINGKPLDPAALPIDGHNSLSARILAVPAFRSRYAAILKQILEKTFTVDHWRAFILHLHASLRPHLSNDPYKKDTLSIFDDEPAFIFSFIERRSAFLRKNLELLSER, encoded by the coding sequence ATGCCTAGCCTTGACGTTCACGACATTCCCGCCTATTTTCTCTCAGTCGATGGCCCTCACCTTGCAAGTCTGCAAAACGGCTCCAAGCCTGCTGTTCCTGCTACCATTCTAGTAGGCAGCGAGACTTATCAAATAGAACTTGCGTATCGCGGCGCTCACACGAGAAAATTCCCCAAGAAGTCCTATCAGATCACCGTTACCTCTTCCCAACCGTTTGATGGTTCTCGTGAGTTTCACCTCAATGCCGAATACGCGGACCCTTCCCTGATCCGAAACAAGCTCTCCTTTTGCTTTTTTGACCAGATCGGCTCTCTGGCGCCCCGCGCCCAGCACGTCATCCTTTATCTCAACGGGAAATGCGCCGGCCTCTACCTCAAACTTGAATCAGTAGACGAACATTTCCTAACATCCAGAGGCCTGCCATGGGGGCCCATTTATTACGCGGTCAATTCGCAGGCGAACTTTTCCCTCCTGCACCCCCGCACCGAGGAGGTGAAAGGGGAGCTGGAGGCAGGCTATCTTCGCAAATGCGGCAAGGAAACAGACGACGGGCTTCTGCGCGAGCTGATATACAAGATCAACACAACTCCGCAGCAACAATTTGCCAAAGAGATTTCCCGCATTCTGGACGTCGAAAACTATTTGAGCTGGCTGGCCGGAGCGGTCTGCACGCAAAATCACGATGGCTTCCTGCACAACTACGCCTTGTATTGGCGTCACCATCAAGCACTCATCATACCGTGGGACTACGATGCCACGTGGGGACGGTCAATAAACGGCAAACCTCTGGATCCAGCTGCTTTGCCCATCGACGGGCACAACTCCTTGTCAGCCAGAATTCTGGCCGTACCTGCATTCCGCAGCCGATATGCAGCTATACTGAAACAGATTCTCGAGAAGACGTTCACCGTGGACCATTGGCGAGCATTCATTCTCCATCTTCACGCGTCCCTGCGTCCACACCTCAGCAACGATCCATACAAAAAGGACACACTGTCGATCTTCGATGATGAACCTGCCTTTATCTTTTCATTCATCGAACGGCGGAGCGCTTTTTTACGGAAAAACCTGGAACTGCTCTCGGAACGATAG